Within Porites lutea chromosome 2, jaPorLute2.1, whole genome shotgun sequence, the genomic segment ctctggaagtttcacgttgtagtcgtgcgaaacaacggcaaagaaatgtacaaaaagagtgtgctacacgtgcaaagttgcctttttgctaattagacctgttgttgtttttcatcggtctccggcgttgccttcgccactgaaggtgatgttacacgagacgattcgcaaggacgatttttagcacaacacagcgcTGCAAcgctggaacaatgttgcaacgctgtgttgcgctaaaaatcgtcgttgcgaatctcctcgtgtaacatcacctttagcattacacgatttgatatttttttggaCAATTTGAAACTCGTTGTTAAGAGCTCAACCTGTCAAGCAACCAGTCTCGATTAGTTTGATCTGTTTGGGGTTCCTACTGCTATCGCCTTAGTGTAAAAGAATGGGAATGATTGTCTTTCTTTAAGTTATAGTTCTTGTCATTATGGTGATTTTTATTctgtttttctctcttctttttggAATCCTTAACAACGAAAGTGCAAGATCTACGCGGAGCAAACGTGCAATTTCCGTTGCCAGTCGGTGAACTTCTGCGAGGACAGAAAGTACGAAGGAAACCGATGGAGATACAGCAACGGGAAGAAAATTTGCAGAGGCAGTTGCAGGAGATGCACCTCCGAGAAGAAAACTCACAAAGGCAGATGAGAGAGATGCAGCAACGACAACAAAATTCACAAAGGCGGTTGACAGAGACGCAACGACAGCATGAAAACTTGCAAAGGCAGTTGCAGGAAATGACGCAACGCGAAGAAAACTCGCAAAAGCAGTTGAGAGTGATGCAGCAACGCGAAGGAAATTTACAAACGCGGTTGAGAGAGACGCAACGACAGCAGGAAAACGTGCAAAGGCAGTTGCAAGAAGTGACGCAACGCGAAGAAAACTCGCAAAGGCAGTTGAGAGAAATGCAGCAACGATTGGAGAACTCCCAACAACAGGTGTCCACCTTAGAGAGACAACTGAGAGGCAAAGATCAGGAAGTAAATGAACTAGAGTTAAGTCTTTCGTTAGCCCAGCAAACAATTAgtgaacagcaacaacagcaatcATGCGATTGGGTCATTTCCCGCGATGAAATTCAAATCACCAATAAATGCCTTGGCAGAGGAGGCTGGGCAAGTGTTTATGAAGGCGTGTATTGTGGCTGTACTGTAGCAGTAAAACAAATTCATGATCTGATTCTCTCCCCTCATAACATACTTCTTTTTGAGAGAGAAATGAATATTGCATCCAAATGCCGCCATCCTCACTTGCTTCAGTTTATCGGCGCCACCAACGATGAAGGAAACCCTCTGTTTGTGACTGAGCTGATGGAGAAAAGTCTGCGAGCTCTGTTAGAACAGCGACAACTCGCCGAAGTAGAAATACGGGTAATTTCTCTGGATGTAGCCCGAGCAATTAACTACCTTCATCAGAAAAAACCAGAGCCTATCATTCATCGTGACATCAGCAGTGCAAATGTGTTGCTATGGCGACAGGGTGACCAATGGAGAGGCAAAGTGTCAGATTATGGCACTGCTAATTTCATGCAGCAGACCATGACAGTGGCTTCTGGAGCTATGATTTACAGCGCACCTGAAGCACTTACGTCAAACCAAACAGTCAAGGTAAGTTTTAGtgaatttagaattttttttatttagcacTGGTTCATCAACACCTTCAGAATTCAAAGAGAAGCGTTGGTGCAGTCATCTTGAGCGCGTACCTACTTTAAGGCCAGGTTGTTCGTTTACGACACGAAAGAAATCCTACTCCACTTTACCCGTCTTCACCTAGGCGTACAATTAGACGCAGCAAAATACAATGTAATGTTGAATCGGATAGCCCTGTGCAGTGTGGAATTGGAGTATCTCTAGCTACTTAAGCCCTGGTCAAACGTTGGTAACGATGATAGCTTAAACCATCACCATTTGAACTCAAATGTACATGGCTCCATTATTATGGTCGTTTTCAGGTGTTTATGccacaaaaacaaattaagctGCGGGCGTCTGTTGTGATTTAAATGTTTCTCGTTAGTTCTTCAGTTAATCATTTTGGCGACTTCGCAGATAAAACTGATAGGTTGGTTTTTTAAACGTAATCCAACTTATGCcgcggtttaggaaatctttggacctccagatctcttccttagtgggttCTTTTAAGAAGATATATGCTTTTCTTGTCCACCTTATATGCTCTAACGAAACTGTGAACGTTAAATGGTGTTTACATAAAAGCGTTCAGCAAACTAAAAATGGATTAAAACAcgtttttgttaaacactgaCTAAACTgcgtttaaataactggtcTATAGAGTCGAACCTTTCTTCAACGACTGCCTTTTGAGAGAGAGTGACGTCCCTGCTTAAAAAGGTCACCTGATTGTAATAATTATACTCTCACCGGGGCCATCCGCAATCCGCAATGTCAGTAATGCTAATAAGATGTGAGAGGCTCAGCGCGAGGCGGTAGGAGCGGGTTGCTCCTTTTTCGAAAGCTATAATCACTGACAAAAATTCTTGCTCATTTGTCTTTAAGGTGCGCTTTTATGAACAATTTCTTGCTGTAAATCATACAACTTTAAATTCCAGCTCCTTCTGGGTATTACCGCCGACAATGGTAATGCAACATTTTGGGGCGGCTAGTAAACAAGATCAACTGCGGTGAAAAGAGTGAATCGGGAAGAGGAAGTAACCTTAAATAAGAAACCCAAAATGCACAGAAACGTATTacaggtggatttccactgtcgcttAATACGCGCGTatataaaatagaggcaatataTAGAAGGTCACGCGTAAAAGAAAAAGGTGAACCTCGCTCAACGAGCGTAAAAATTTGCTAGCGTACGCACGTGAAAATTACGCGATAGAAGAAATCAATCCTTATAGAATAGGTACGGGCTATAGGCGGCGTGCTGGAGTAACAACATCTTTTTAAAAGACTTTCATTATTAAAGCTTattaagggtggatttccattgacgcgtaatttttacgtgcgtacgtgcgtaaaatttacgttcgcaagtGAAATAGGGGCAATGTTTGAAACGTCGCACGTAAACGTAAAatttgaacctcgctcaactttacgttttttttttaaaaaaagctcaacactttatatcttgcctctattttatttacgagATAAAAATTTACGTTACAGTGGAAATCTACCCTAAGTGACATTAAAACCAGAATGTAATACTGAACCAAAATGCTCCCAACAACGTTCGATGCTTAATGACCTTTAtagagaggttattttggcctTCGGGACTGACTTTAGAGATTTTTGTCCAGAGGTTCAATAAAAGTAAACATATTAACTGTCCGCTAGGACAAAGAACATATTTATCAGTAGAGTTTCGACTGTAGAAGCAGATAGgccagtaaataaataataaccaCACTGTTCTTGTCTACTTCAGTTTTTTAGAAAGGGGGAGCGTGGGGGTGGAGGTAGatgcttattaacttttcttCCCTACAGGATAGAATAGGTGCTCATTCGAGATGGGCTATATTGtaattcgaggctgggcgcttaatTGAATAAATACGATATGTGTTAGACTTTATATTCCTTTATCTCCTGAGTTTGCTAAGGAACAGTCAAATGGAGACGCGAACttaaccccctcccctcccccttaatctgcataattcttcggATCATACTCAGCTTCATCTAATAAATGTTAAATAGctaaatagaaattaaaaatgaCACTAAGTGCTGGGTATAACTGGTGGTAGTATAATAGGATGCTCAAAGGCAAATAACAAGAAATAATCTGTGTATTGTTCATAGGTTGATGTTTACAGCTTTGGTGTGCTTCTTTGTGAAATGTGCATCCGGCAACTTCCAGATCCTAGAAGGCGTGAACAGCAAGTTCTACTGATGACGAATCGCGCCTTAAGAGGCCTGGTACGGCGATGCCTGCAGACAGATCCCGAAGCGAGAGCAACCATGCAGGAGATAATCGATGAACCATCCAGAGCTGTGTAACGTCTATCAAATATTTTGTGAAAACTTTCGCAGTTGATAGAATTGAATTGCTAAAATGTCTATTGAAGGAAGTCGTGTCCAATTGTTTATCGTGACAAAGTAGTGTACAAAAGTCTTACTAGGAAAACAATTACTTAGGTTAAAAACAAACCACTTATTGGAAGTAGCGAGgacttttctgtaaaattttagTATCGATACCCAGAAGTTATACAGCTGTGTGTAGTTTTTTGTATTTCCGATCGTGGTTAATAGCAAATGCCGTTTTTGGAGTAACGTTGTTAAAAACAAGGTAAATTATAGGTCTGGGAGAAAACCACTGAGACGCTAGTCTATGCCCTAAGCTTGCTTATACGATGGTTAAATtggaacaataaaaaataaatagctTTATTTTTCCATATGCAGTAGATTACGTTACtttacaggggcgtagccaggatttttgaAAGGAGGCCGGAAGGGGAGGGGAACTGGGGGGGTCACGCTGTGTCACACCCAGGGTACTTACCAGATTGGTATGTCCACATCCAGGCCGTGTTTTACTACAAGTGATATTGTTTTGGATGAGCAGTGAGATAGCTGCATGGATTAATTCAGTTCCACATAGCATAATATACTCTATTTTACTTGCGAACAAGGAACAAGAACATGGTCCACTGCAGATGTTCGGTCCTGCAAATGGGGTAAGCAACAATCTAGCACTGGAAAAGATTGATTGCATGTTGATTCTTCGGAACATACAAAGGGGACATCATGGGCACCCTAGGAGCagccctagctacgcccctgtttacattcattttattatttcttctgAAGAAGTTCATACACACGAAGtatacaatatatatatttttaaatactCTTATAATCAGAATTGGAGATACGAGTAGATATGGCAGTTATTACAAGTTGTAGAATATACAATTAAATACGCGTAGTAGTTACTAAATAGCAGTTATGTTACTGGAGTAGACGAGTTCCCTATGCCGGTAATAGGTAATTTATTCATGAAGCAAGGTTTACTTCAATTTCTATGTacttatatatttattatgaagtAGGTTGTAGACGTAAAATTGACGAAAGGTACCGGCAGATATGTTGCCCACATAAAAATTCAAT encodes:
- the LOC140928121 gene encoding probable serine/threonine-protein kinase drkD; translated protein: MEIQQREENLQRQLQEMHLREENSQRQMREMQQRQQNSQRRLTETQRQHENLQRQLQEMTQREENSQKQLRVMQQREGNLQTRLRETQRQQENVQRQLQEVTQREENSQRQLREMQQRLENSQQQVSTLERQLRGKDQEVNELELSLSLAQQTISEQQQQQSCDWVISRDEIQITNKCLGRGGWASVYEGVYCGCTVAVKQIHDLILSPHNILLFEREMNIASKCRHPHLLQFIGATNDEGNPLFVTELMEKSLRALLEQRQLAEVEIRVISLDVARAINYLHQKKPEPIIHRDISSANVLLWRQGDQWRGKVSDYGTANFMQQTMTVASGAMIYSAPEALTSNQTVKVDVYSFGVLLCEMCIRQLPDPRRREQQVLLMTNRALRGLVRRCLQTDPEARATMQEIIDEPSRAV